The sequence ATCAGGTACCAGAACCCCTTTCCCTGCAAGGGCAGTGAACATTTCACCTAAGGCCGCATTTTTACCCCCGACCTGGCTTATCTGGGAGATCGTAATGTTTTGAAAAGGAAGGATATAAGTTGTGACAAGTGCTGTTTCCATGATGGTAGGTTGTAGAATAATCAGTGAGTAGAATAATGAATTAATAGGACTAAGCTAAGCTGCTTTTGGCATACAAAGAATGAGAAGGAAGGCAGGTTGCGATGATCTACATTCCATATGTCGATGATGAAAATCACTGATTTACTATCAGAAAACTTTGTCTGTCAGGCACTTTGTCTATAAGCAGGCGATCTTTAAGGATTGAAGATTTGCAAAGTCAATGCTTGTAGATATCTGCTTTATTTGATGCTTCTACATTTGATGCTTCTACCAGATGCATTGGCTTTACTGGATGTGACGTTTCTGGCTGATTCCAGAGACTAAGTAGTGCCTTGTCTTTTTGATAAATATCCGGATAATAACACAAACTATTTTTTTTCACTCCACAGGTATAATAGCGGATGTGAATAGGAAAAGGACTTTTCAATATATACTGTCTGCGCTCCCGTTTTAGTTGGCATTGTTCAATCAACTGACGGGTAACCATTTGCTTGCTATGTTCACGTTTGAGTAGGTAGGTGGCAAGTTCTGCCGGATCTTCCATACGCATGCAACTATGGCTAAGTGCCCGATAGACTTTGTCAAACAGTTTCCTGGCAGGAGTATCGTGAAGATAAAAACTATACTTATTGGGAAAATGAAAGATAATATTTCCTAGGGCATTATCACAACCTGACTGTTGCCGGATGGTATATGGAAAGTTTTGTGGAGTAATCTTATTCCAGTCTAGAGTGTAGGGATCTATCACATTACTCTTCTGATCGAGCATCATCAAATGATTGTCAGAGAGAAAACTTCTATTGTTCTGAATCCGGGGAAGCATCTCTTTGAGAACAATACTGCGGGGAACATTCCATTCGGGCGCTATGACAAAATAGGTGATAGCACTACTTAGTATGGGAGTGGGAGAATCGGGCTTTCCTACTATTAATCTACGACTCAGCAGAATCGAATCTGCCTGATACAAACGCAGTTCATATTCGGGAATATTTATCAGAAGATAGGAACTGTCTTGCAGATTATCCCAGCGCAGGCGCTCAAGGTTGATACATAGCTGCAAAAAGTTTTGCCAATTGTTGCGGCCCAACACTGCAAGCGTTGTTTTATCTGGTTTACCCGTCAGCTCCAGTCCATGACTTTGCTGAAAAAGCTGGAGGGTAGGTCTAATCAGTTCGTATTGTTGTTTTATCGGTAATGTATCTGGAAAGTTCACCTGCCAGCCACTATGGGTAAGTGCCTGCTTCACAGTCAGAAGGAGTTGTAGTGAATCGCGTCCGAGAGTTCTAAACGAGAAAGAGGCTGTATCCATCTGATGCATTTGCACAAATCGGGCTGTTGCATGTTGCAGAACTTTATACAAAGGCATGCTCGGTTGACAAGTTTGAAAATACTGCTCCCATTGTAAGTCCTCTATGACCTGCTCAAGTCTCTGCATTCCTTCTTCACAGATCCATCGGGTATGTATAACAGGTAGTAAAGAAGTAGAGTTAATTCTCCCATTGGCTAAATCAGCTGTAAATAGCAAAAGACTTTCTGTGAAATGAATATCCCATTGGGCCAATAGATGTGCCTGCCGTGTTTTCTGTGTGGTATTTTGTGAAGAGCGATAGAGATCTTCTAGAACAGATACTCGATAAAAATGAGAAAGCAACCCAAAAGCTTCTGGATGATACAGACGGACAATAACACTGTCTGCAGCTGTGTTTTGCAAAAGATTACTGCTCCAGATGGGCTGCCAGCCACGTTTTTGATAAAAATCAGCTAAAACAGCTTGCAAATTTCTGGTTTGAACAGGCAATGAATCTAGAGAATGAGCGTCTAGAGAATAAGTATGAGCAGTGTCCAAAAGCTGCTGAATATATTGGCTAACCAGTTCATTGCCAATTTGTATGCTATCCGATTGAAAAGGATTTTGAACGAGCTTCCATGAAGAATATAAAATATCAGACCGTTTCAGATCATATTTGCAATAAAAGTAGAAAAGCGAAACTGTTGCTAGTACTACTA is a genomic window of Xanthocytophaga agilis containing:
- a CDS encoding L,D-transpeptidase family protein; amino-acid sequence: MDKRNRSIFLVVLATVSLFYFYCKYDLKRSDILYSSWKLVQNPFQSDSIQIGNELVSQYIQQLLDTAHTYSLDAHSLDSLPVQTRNLQAVLADFYQKRGWQPIWSSNLLQNTAADSVIVRLYHPEAFGLLSHFYRVSVLEDLYRSSQNTTQKTRQAHLLAQWDIHFTESLLLFTADLANGRINSTSLLPVIHTRWICEEGMQRLEQVIEDLQWEQYFQTCQPSMPLYKVLQHATARFVQMHQMDTASFSFRTLGRDSLQLLLTVKQALTHSGWQVNFPDTLPIKQQYELIRPTLQLFQQSHGLELTGKPDKTTLAVLGRNNWQNFLQLCINLERLRWDNLQDSSYLLINIPEYELRLYQADSILLSRRLIVGKPDSPTPILSSAITYFVIAPEWNVPRSIVLKEMLPRIQNNRSFLSDNHLMMLDQKSNVIDPYTLDWNKITPQNFPYTIRQQSGCDNALGNIIFHFPNKYSFYLHDTPARKLFDKVYRALSHSCMRMEDPAELATYLLKREHSKQMVTRQLIEQCQLKRERRQYILKSPFPIHIRYYTCGVKKNSLCYYPDIYQKDKALLSLWNQPETSHPVKPMHLVEASNVEASNKADIYKH